CCCACCATTATCTCAGCCTTGGTTCTGTCATCCGTCACTCTCGGAAGCTCGCGTAGCATGTCTTCAATATCTTTTTCGTTCCATCGGGATTTCCTCAATGGGGCGTCCCTCCTTCCCAGTTAAATCTTCCATCAGCTTTTTGATAACCTTCAAGGCTCGGTGTTGGGTCGTTTTCACCTTACTTTCACTCCAGTTTAATATATCAGCTGTTTCTGTTATCGACATCCCCTGTATATATCGCAGAATGATGACCGACCTTTGATTCGTGGTGCATCGGTTCAAGCATTGATAAAGAGCTTGGATATCATCGTTCAATATCGCCACTTCCTCCGGCATCGGCTTGGTATCTTCAATCGATTGCCGATCCCAATCGAAGTTAGCGAAAATTTTATCCTTCCACCCTTTTTGTTTTCGGAAATGATCGATCGTCACATTTCTCGCTATGGAATACATCCAGGTTTTTTCACTGCTTTTACCTTCGAATCGTTCATAGGCCTTCATGATCCGGATATAGACTTCATGCATAAGATCCTCTGCCGTTTCACGATTTTTAGTCATATAATAAATGAATTGATAAATTTCCTGATGATATTTTTCATAAAGATCGTGGAAAACGGAATCCATCATTTCCCCACATCCGTTCGTAAATATAGTCGTCAAACTTTAACGAAAAGTTACATAATCCCGCTTCATTCCCATTATAACATTCCGGCATTTTTTCCTTTATCTTGCTTAAAAAAACAAAGGCAGTTGGAATTACGTCCAATTGCCTTTGTTTTCACCGTTTCTTATGAAACAAGATTTTCTGGCAAGCTCCCCGTCATTCATTCAGGATTTTCCATAATTCGAGGCAGGATAAAACTGAATGTTGTTCCTTTATCCAGTAAACTGTTTACCGAAATGTAGCCATCGTGGGCATTGATGATATTTTTTGCGATTGCCAACCCCAATCCCGTACCTGACCGACCGCGTGTCCTTGCTTTATCCGCTTTATAAAATCTCTCGAATACAAATGGTAAGTCCTCTTCGGGGATACCCGATCCAGAATCCCTCACATCTATGACCAGGCCTCTTCGATCACTTGTCCTTTGAATGACATCAATGTTCCCTCCTGAAGGAGTATGGCGGATTGCATTATCGATCAGATTCGTCAAGACCTGTTCAATACGATCCGGATCGAAATGCCAATCGATATCATCATCTTGAAGGCTCATCGATATGGAGATTCCCTTTTCCTTGGCAAGCACGGCAAACTTGCTGGTAATTCTTTTCAAGTAAGGGGAAATGTGAACACGCTCATAGCTAAGATTCATTTTTCCCGATTCCAATTTAGCTAAATCGAGTAAATCATTGACTAAACGGCCCATCCTCAAGGACTCATCATAAATGATGCGGGCCATCTCCATCTTTTCCTCTTCGCTGCCGGCTATGTCATCAACGATCGCTTCACTGTACCCTTGCAGCATGGAAATCGGTGTTCTCAGCTCATGGGAAACATTCGCAATGAAATCCGTTCTTAGCTTGTCCATCCGCCTTTCATCAGTCATATCGCGAATGATGGCAACCGCTCCCCGGATATTGTCGGGAGTGGTATATAAGGGACTGACAATCAAGCCCCAGTCGCGCCCCTGCAACGTAATTTCCCCGATTTGCTCCTTATCCAGAGAATCCGACTCATCAAATAGATTCATCAGCACCAACGGGACATTCACATTATCTTCCCTGTTAAATCCCTTTTCGAAATACCAGGATTGCAGGAATCTTTCAGCTGGCGGATTCGTCTCAAGAATCGTACCATCTTTATTGAAGGTAATGACCCCATCTGCCATACTGCTTAAAATGCTTGAAAGGTGCTCCTTTTCCTGGCTGAGCGCATTCATATTGAATTTCAGTTGCTTTCTCATCTGATTAAACGCTATCGCCAGCTCACCGATTTCATCTTGGGTCAGGATCGGCACCTTCGTATCAAACTTCCCTCGTGCGATGGCAAGTGCAGCCTCCCTCATCTTCACTAATGGAGCATTGATTCTGGTTGATAAAAAGAAGGCAAAAAACGTAGTTAAAATAATGGCAATTCCTGCTGCCAATAAAATGAACTGTGTCGTAGATTTAGTCGTTTCTTCCATCGACTCCAACGATTGAAACAGGAAGACCTCATCCTTCTCTCCATTCAACTCAAGCGGCACGCCTACAACGATGGCGGATAAATCCTCATCATTTTTTTTAGACAGCGCCATTTCCTTTTTTACGGTCTTCCTTTCCGTAAAAACCTTAAGCAATTCGGAGTCTGACTTAATCGATTGCGGCGTTATTTCAATTTCGTCATCACCGATGGATGAGAATACCATTTTATCATCGTTCAAAATGATCATTTTCGTTTCATTGCCTATCAGTTCAGAAGCTATTTGTAAAACATCCGTATTAGATCCTTGATGATCATTTGTCACCTTGATGATTTGTTCAGCCGTTTTCGTTAAATCATTCTCAATATTTTCTATTTGGAAATTCTCAAAAAATTCGACGAGAAGAACGGTTAAAACGATCAATACAAATGACACGAGCAATAAGATCGTTGCCCAAAGCTTTCCTACAACACTGCCCCATAACATCAGTCATTAATAACTTCGAACTTGTAACCGACACCCCAAACCGTGACAATCATCTTAGCTGCATTTTCTGATATTCGGTTTAGTTTTTCACGCAAGCGTTTTACGTGTGTGTCTACAGTTCGAAGATCTCCAAAGAATTCATAGTGCCACACTTCTTTTAATAGCTGCTCCCGATCGAAAACTTTATCAGGGGATTTGGCCAAGAAATATAATAATTCATATTCCTTTGGAGTTAGAGAAACCTCTTTGTCATCGGCTAGCACCCTATGGGCATCATTATCTATGGTTAAATGCGAGAAAACGATAACATCTTTAGCAGTCGTTTCAGTCTGTACGTAACTCGTGCTGGACGATCGACGCAATAAAGCTTTCACCCTCAATACGACTTCCCGGGGACTGAACGGTTTCACGATATAATCATCGGTCCCGACTTCGAATCCTTGGACCCGGTTCACTTCTTCTCCTTTAGCCGTCAGCATGATGATAGGTGTCGTTTTCTTCTCCCGCAGCTCACGGCATACTTCGATTCCATCTTTACCAGGCATCATGATATCCAATAAAATTAAATCATAATCATTTTCGAGGGCTTTTGTTAATGCCACATCACCATTTTCCGCTTCATCGATTATGTATTCCTCTCTTTCCAAATACATCTTTAATAACCGGCGGATTCTTTCTTCGTCATCCACCACGAGAATTTTAATTGCATTATACATTATGTAATCAGCCTCCTATCCTATATTCTACAAAATGAATACTGCGATGACTAATATTATTTCCATCCAAAGTATGATAAAAAGGCAATTCCGCATCACCACCACGGACATTTCACCATTTTGTCACAATGATTGGCTGCACCCACTCTACATTCAACGCGTTATCCTTTTTATAATCATCTTTATAAAAAAAAAGGATCGTTCTCTAGAAAATTCGATCATCCATCTCCTCGAATTTCTATCAAAAGACCCCCTTCAGCTACATATTACAATACAGAATCATGCGTATGAATGCAAACCGGCTATAACGAGATTAACGAATATCAAATTGAATATCATGATGGCGAAACCGATTACGGCAAGCCAGGCCGATTTCTCCCCCTGCCAGCCCTTTGACATGCGCAAATGCAGGAAAGCGGCATAAAACAACCAGGTTATAAGCGCCCATACCTCTTTCGGGTCCCAGCCCCAAAATCTTGTCCACGCCACTTGTGCCCATATCATGGCAAAAACAAGTGCACCGAGCGTAAAGATTGGAAAACCGATAAGCACCGAACGATAACTGATCTCGTCCAATAGGCTCAAATTAACATTTTTAACGATTGGCTTTATCAATGCCGCCACTCTTCTGCGGGTTATCAATCTTATTAGACCGTAAAGGACAAGCCCCGCACCTGTTGACCAAATGACTGTATTCAATTTTTTGGCATTGATGATAGCAGGCATGTTCACAAGCGGCTCCAACCGATCCGACTCGATCAGTTTTCCTTCATGGGGGCCCACTAAGGCAGGCAGGTTGAATTCCTGCTTGTCCGCTGCACCCTTTTTATCGACCCAATCAAAATTCGCTTTGTAATCCATTGCTGCAAAGCTTGAAGTGATGATGACAAATCCGATGGTGCTGACTAACGTGAACATGATGACCTCCAGCCAGAACGTTCTTTTACTGGAATGTGTCTGATCGACGAATTTGAC
This genomic stretch from Peribacillus muralis harbors:
- the sigX gene encoding RNA polymerase sigma factor SigX produces the protein MDSVFHDLYEKYHQEIYQFIYYMTKNRETAEDLMHEVYIRIMKAYERFEGKSSEKTWMYSIARNVTIDHFRKQKGWKDKIFANFDWDRQSIEDTKPMPEEVAILNDDIQALYQCLNRCTTNQRSVIILRYIQGMSITETADILNWSESKVKTTQHRALKVIKKLMEDLTGKEGRPIEEIPMERKRY
- a CDS encoding ATP-binding protein; the encoded protein is MMLWGSVVGKLWATILLLVSFVLIVLTVLLVEFFENFQIENIENDLTKTAEQIIKVTNDHQGSNTDVLQIASELIGNETKMIILNDDKMVFSSIGDDEIEITPQSIKSDSELLKVFTERKTVKKEMALSKKNDEDLSAIVVGVPLELNGEKDEVFLFQSLESMEETTKSTTQFILLAAGIAIILTTFFAFFLSTRINAPLVKMREAALAIARGKFDTKVPILTQDEIGELAIAFNQMRKQLKFNMNALSQEKEHLSSILSSMADGVITFNKDGTILETNPPAERFLQSWYFEKGFNREDNVNVPLVLMNLFDESDSLDKEQIGEITLQGRDWGLIVSPLYTTPDNIRGAVAIIRDMTDERRMDKLRTDFIANVSHELRTPISMLQGYSEAIVDDIAGSEEEKMEMARIIYDESLRMGRLVNDLLDLAKLESGKMNLSYERVHISPYLKRITSKFAVLAKEKGISISMSLQDDDIDWHFDPDRIEQVLTNLIDNAIRHTPSGGNIDVIQRTSDRRGLVIDVRDSGSGIPEEDLPFVFERFYKADKARTRGRSGTGLGLAIAKNIINAHDGYISVNSLLDKGTTFSFILPRIMENPE
- a CDS encoding response regulator; its protein translation is MYNAIKILVVDDEERIRRLLKMYLEREEYIIDEAENGDVALTKALENDYDLILLDIMMPGKDGIEVCRELREKKTTPIIMLTAKGEEVNRVQGFEVGTDDYIVKPFSPREVVLRVKALLRRSSSTSYVQTETTAKDVIVFSHLTIDNDAHRVLADDKEVSLTPKEYELLYFLAKSPDKVFDREQLLKEVWHYEFFGDLRTVDTHVKRLREKLNRISENAAKMIVTVWGVGYKFEVIND
- the ccsB gene encoding c-type cytochrome biogenesis protein CcsB, with amino-acid sequence MAEISSNFLYAAFILYLVATFFFGGAIKDKQGAEEKKQNKWAKLAIFITILGFAAQIGYFITRWIAAGHAPVSNLFEFTTFFGMMLVGAFILIYFLYKTPALGLFALPISLLIIAYASMFPREISPLIPALQSDWLHIHVTTAAAGQSILAISFVAAIIYLVKFVDQTHSSKRTFWLEVIMFTLVSTIGFVIITSSFAAMDYKANFDWVDKKGAADKQEFNLPALVGPHEGKLIESDRLEPLVNMPAIINAKKLNTVIWSTGAGLVLYGLIRLITRRRVAALIKPIVKNVNLSLLDEISYRSVLIGFPIFTLGALVFAMIWAQVAWTRFWGWDPKEVWALITWLFYAAFLHLRMSKGWQGEKSAWLAVIGFAIMIFNLIFVNLVIAGLHSYA